One window of Dyadobacter sandarakinus genomic DNA carries:
- a CDS encoding SusC/RagA family TonB-linked outer membrane protein: MPQFFHAQQFRKLTLGLLLLALPGFAQTRIQGKVTFATDQSALPGINVLIKGSTTGTTTNADGIYEIQGGEEAVLVVSGIGYLTQEIPVKRRSQVNVQLSDDTRQLNELVVVGYGTQKKRDLTGSVSSLDAKDFNKGVQTSVDQLIAGHSPGVQVTQSSAEPGGGVTIRIRGANSINANNEPLYVIDGLPINNTSVVPSSTVVSEPAARNPLNALNPNDIESVEILKDASATAIYGSRGANGVILITTKKGVKGKLNVNYALSAGISEVTRRVPMLNAKQYIGLLNDLRADQKQAPEFSAEQIAQIGDGTYWQDQIFKTGSVQNHQLSFSGGQDKFNYYASLNYLDQKGVVISSGIKKYVGRVNLNYTDEKFKFGLSLNSSNVKDDFVPNGVSVNESAGVINTAIFQDPTLTIKNPNGTWTQTQIVNLENPVGLANEVSDFATTNRTFASIFAEYYFLPELSAKINFGTDRQDSRRDIFTSRLTKRAEGTKGVANVLTSNSYNNLIELTARYSKAINKNNKLEILGGYTFQEFETSTLTAGAQNFPLDALGTDNLSAGAQNTFSLGSGRTKNQLLSYLGRINYNLLDKYLLTASIRADGSSRFGDNKKYGFFPSVAVGWRIKDEVFLKNVNALTDLKFRASYGVTGNQDIGSYKSLVLLGPQGQAIFDGTPYVGISTTQLPNPDLKWETTTQLDLGIDFGILENRLTGSIDYFHKQTKDLLLQLPVPRTTGFTTTFKNVGGLKNSGFELGLTSINITAPFTWRTSANFSTIKNEVTDLGDLPFILGGSAGFTNDFTIIRKGDPLNSYYGYVVDGVFQNGENIGASAQPLSRPGEYRYRDVNGDGAINSQDRTILGSPFPKFTYGLNNDFTYGPFNLSFFFQGVQGSQMFNLNRTESENPISFRRNRLLETYTDRWTPTNPTNQNSSAIPVAVAYTSNVNSRAVETASYLRLKTLQLTYNFPTAKWKHVRNVQVYVTGQNLFTITKYTGYDPEVSAFGTSNVRADYNAFPLSRTYTAGLSINF; encoded by the coding sequence ATGCCCCAATTTTTCCATGCTCAACAATTCCGAAAACTTACCCTGGGCTTGCTGCTCCTGGCCTTGCCGGGATTCGCCCAAACCCGTATCCAGGGAAAAGTAACTTTTGCCACGGACCAGTCCGCCTTGCCGGGCATCAATGTACTGATCAAAGGCTCCACGACCGGGACAACCACCAATGCCGACGGTATTTACGAGATCCAGGGTGGTGAGGAAGCTGTACTGGTGGTTTCCGGTATTGGCTATCTCACCCAAGAAATACCTGTAAAGCGTCGCTCGCAGGTGAATGTGCAGCTCAGCGATGACACCCGCCAGCTGAATGAGCTCGTGGTCGTCGGCTACGGCACACAGAAAAAGCGTGATCTCACCGGCTCGGTCAGTTCGCTGGATGCCAAAGACTTTAACAAAGGCGTACAAACATCAGTAGACCAGCTTATTGCGGGCCACTCGCCGGGTGTTCAGGTGACGCAGTCCAGCGCTGAGCCGGGTGGTGGCGTAACGATCCGCATCCGCGGTGCCAATTCCATTAATGCCAACAATGAGCCGCTCTATGTAATTGACGGACTTCCGATCAACAATACCTCGGTAGTGCCCAGCTCCACGGTAGTTTCTGAACCCGCAGCCAGGAATCCGCTGAATGCATTGAACCCCAATGATATCGAGTCTGTCGAAATTCTGAAAGATGCTTCGGCTACTGCCATTTACGGATCACGGGGTGCAAACGGGGTGATCCTGATCACGACCAAAAAAGGTGTGAAAGGAAAGCTGAACGTCAATTATGCACTATCTGCCGGGATTTCCGAAGTGACCAGGCGCGTACCGATGCTCAATGCAAAGCAGTACATCGGTTTGCTCAATGACCTCCGCGCCGACCAGAAGCAGGCACCTGAATTTTCTGCTGAGCAGATTGCGCAGATTGGCGACGGTACCTACTGGCAGGATCAAATCTTTAAGACGGGATCGGTACAGAACCATCAGCTCAGCTTTTCGGGCGGGCAGGACAAGTTCAACTATTACGCTTCGCTCAATTACCTCGATCAGAAAGGGGTGGTAATCAGTTCCGGGATCAAAAAGTATGTAGGGCGCGTCAATCTGAATTATACCGATGAAAAGTTCAAATTCGGATTGAGCCTGAATTCCAGCAATGTAAAGGATGACTTTGTGCCCAATGGCGTGAGCGTAAACGAAAGTGCGGGCGTGATCAACACCGCCATTTTTCAGGATCCCACCCTGACCATTAAAAATCCGAATGGTACATGGACACAAACCCAGATCGTGAACCTTGAAAACCCGGTGGGCCTGGCCAATGAAGTGAGTGATTTTGCCACTACCAACCGGACTTTCGCGAGCATTTTTGCCGAGTACTATTTCCTTCCCGAGCTGTCTGCAAAAATCAACTTTGGTACAGACCGGCAGGACTCCCGCCGCGATATTTTTACCTCCCGTCTGACCAAACGCGCAGAAGGAACAAAAGGCGTCGCCAACGTGCTTACCAGTAACTCCTATAACAACCTGATTGAGTTGACGGCACGTTACAGCAAAGCCATCAACAAAAACAACAAGCTTGAAATCCTCGGCGGCTATACTTTCCAGGAATTTGAGACCAGTACCCTGACGGCCGGCGCGCAGAACTTTCCGCTGGATGCATTAGGTACGGATAACCTTTCCGCGGGTGCGCAGAACACCTTTTCGCTGGGTTCCGGCCGGACCAAAAATCAGCTTTTGTCTTACCTGGGCCGCATTAACTACAATTTGCTCGACAAATACCTGCTTACTGCCTCCATCCGTGCCGATGGCTCTTCAAGGTTCGGGGACAATAAGAAGTATGGATTTTTTCCTTCGGTAGCAGTGGGCTGGCGGATCAAGGATGAAGTTTTCCTGAAAAATGTAAACGCGCTCACCGATCTGAAGTTTCGCGCCAGCTACGGCGTGACGGGTAACCAGGATATCGGAAGTTACAAGTCGCTCGTGCTGCTCGGACCGCAGGGACAGGCGATTTTCGACGGTACCCCGTACGTCGGTATTTCAACTACCCAGTTGCCCAATCCCGATCTGAAGTGGGAAACGACTACCCAGCTGGATCTCGGCATTGATTTCGGGATTCTGGAAAACAGGCTGACGGGTAGCATCGACTATTTTCACAAGCAAACAAAAGACCTGCTCCTGCAACTACCCGTACCGCGTACCACCGGTTTTACAACGACGTTCAAGAACGTGGGCGGGCTGAAAAACTCCGGGTTTGAGCTGGGGCTTACTTCCATAAACATCACGGCACCCTTTACCTGGCGTACTTCGGCAAACTTTTCTACCATTAAAAACGAAGTGACCGATCTGGGTGACCTGCCGTTTATTCTGGGAGGTTCAGCTGGTTTTACCAATGATTTCACGATCATCCGCAAGGGCGATCCACTGAATTCCTACTATGGGTATGTTGTCGATGGGGTTTTCCAAAACGGAGAGAACATTGGTGCATCCGCGCAGCCGCTTTCGCGACCGGGTGAGTACAGGTACCGTGATGTAAATGGCGACGGGGCGATCAACTCGCAGGACCGCACCATCCTCGGCTCCCCTTTTCCTAAGTTTACCTACGGTTTGAATAACGATTTTACATACGGGCCTTTTAATCTTTCATTTTTCTTCCAGGGTGTGCAGGGAAGCCAGATGTTCAATCTGAACCGCACCGAATCTGAAAACCCGATCTCGTTCCGCCGCAACCGACTGCTGGAAACTTACACCGACCGCTGGACACCTACCAATCCCACCAACCAAAACTCATCGGCGATCCCGGTGGCTGTGGCCTACACGAGTAATGTCAACAGCCGCGCAGTTGAAACTGCCTCGTACCTCCGCCTGAAAACACTGCAGCTGACCTACAACTTTCCAACGGCCAAATGGAAACACGTGCGGAACGTGCAGGTGTATGTGACCGGCCAGAACCTGTTTACAATCACAAAGTACACCGGCTATGACCCCGAAGTCAGTGCTTTCGGCACTTCCAATGTGCGCGCAGATTACAATGCATTTCCGCTATCGCGCACCTATACCGCGGGTTTAAGTATCAATTTTTAA
- a CDS encoding RagB/SusD family nutrient uptake outer membrane protein, with amino-acid sequence MKKLLYILLLLGTLGCDKPLEEEVFSSFGPNNFFKTADDAEALLNAAYALEQKQGTDGFRNIFVMAEVTTDLLIIREGGLRGLAQPLEDFTWNASHEFFDVAWTRYYSAIYRANLVIDNVPNIDFDEERKKQIVAEARFLRASGYMSLYDLFGPTPIITSSISTSEDRPARATREEFVKFVTDELNAASEILPVKAKQYGRATRGAALAFLTKFYLNNKDWAKAGETAQKVIDLNAYSLFNSANRADLFKLANEVNSEFIYVRPHIAQPGLGTNYLPHAAPPNYKYKGTAKANYATQLKTLSAFYDSFDPADQRRQVFLTEYDDLNGKHIVLGQDDKRSFKFEEDLNATGADLGNDFPVVRYADILLSKAEALNELNGPVAAALELLNQVHVKAGLKALTLVELPTKEAFRAQILKERGWEFFSEELRRQDLIRHGKFIEWAKARGKVAFDYQVLFPLPQSEIDRNPNLKQNEGYK; translated from the coding sequence ATGAAGAAGCTACTATATATCTTGCTGTTACTAGGTACGCTGGGCTGCGATAAGCCGCTGGAAGAAGAAGTGTTTTCTTCTTTTGGCCCCAACAACTTTTTCAAAACTGCTGATGATGCCGAGGCGCTGCTCAATGCGGCTTATGCCCTTGAACAGAAGCAGGGGACCGACGGATTCCGCAATATTTTCGTGATGGCAGAGGTGACTACCGACCTGCTCATCATCCGCGAGGGCGGACTCCGCGGGCTGGCGCAGCCGCTGGAAGATTTTACCTGGAATGCATCACACGAATTTTTCGATGTGGCCTGGACGCGTTATTACAGCGCCATATATCGCGCCAACCTGGTGATCGACAATGTTCCGAACATTGATTTTGACGAAGAAAGGAAAAAGCAGATCGTTGCCGAGGCGCGGTTCCTGCGGGCCAGCGGGTACATGTCACTGTATGATCTTTTTGGTCCGACCCCCATCATCACGAGCAGCATCAGCACCAGCGAGGACAGGCCGGCTCGGGCGACCAGGGAGGAATTTGTCAAGTTTGTGACGGATGAGCTGAATGCCGCCAGTGAGATCCTGCCCGTCAAAGCGAAGCAATACGGCCGGGCTACCAGGGGTGCCGCGCTGGCATTTCTGACCAAATTTTACCTGAACAATAAGGATTGGGCAAAAGCGGGTGAAACTGCCCAGAAGGTAATCGACCTGAATGCTTACAGCTTGTTTAACAGTGCGAACAGGGCCGATCTGTTCAAGCTGGCCAATGAAGTCAACAGTGAGTTTATCTACGTCAGACCGCACATTGCGCAGCCGGGATTGGGTACGAACTACCTTCCTCATGCAGCGCCGCCCAACTATAAATACAAAGGAACTGCCAAGGCGAACTATGCCACCCAGCTGAAAACGCTTTCCGCATTCTACGACTCGTTTGATCCGGCAGACCAGCGGCGCCAGGTGTTCCTCACCGAATATGATGACCTGAATGGCAAGCACATTGTACTCGGGCAGGATGATAAAAGAAGCTTTAAATTTGAAGAAGACCTGAACGCGACGGGTGCCGATCTGGGCAACGATTTTCCGGTAGTACGCTATGCCGATATCCTTTTGAGTAAAGCTGAGGCTTTGAACGAGCTGAATGGACCTGTTGCCGCGGCTCTTGAACTATTGAACCAGGTGCACGTGAAAGCGGGATTGAAAGCACTGACGCTGGTCGAACTCCCGACAAAAGAGGCTTTCCGCGCACAGATCCTGAAAGAAAGAGGGTGGGAGTTTTTTTCCGAGGAACTTCGCAGGCAGGATCTGATACGGCATGGCAAGTTCATCGAGTGGGCTAAGGCGCGCGGCAAGGTGGCATTTGATTACCAGGTACTCTTCCCGCTGCCTCAAAGCGAAATCGACCGCAATCCAAATCTGAAACAGAATGAAGGTTACAAATAG
- a CDS encoding sulfatase: MKVTNRFVKIILGALVLTILSVPDAFLFGQKRASEKPNIVVFLVDDMGWQDTSVPFWNKTTDFNRRYHTPNMERLAREGMKFTNAYAMPVCTPTRVSLMTGVNAARHRVTHWTSPNQNTNTDYADTTLNFVDWNINGFSPEPGVPHTFHGTALPAILRDHGYYTIHSGKAHFGSAGTPGSDPRNLGFQVNIAGSEIGHPASYLGKSNYDRPVNGKRNRNAVPGLKAYHGTNTFLSDAITIEALRALDKPVAEHRPFFLYLAHYAVHVPLDPDMRFLNKYLKTGLDSSEAKYAALVEGMDKSLGDLLHYIDDKKLSDNTIILFMSDNGGLSTKPQRGGQAWTHNLPLKAGKGSVYEGGIREPMLVRWPGVVKPQTIAGQYVIAEDFFPTILEVAGVKSPELIQRVDGKSFLPILKNSGFRDDQRELVWHHPNRWIAAEGPNIHFASALRKGDWKLIYNHREEKLELYNLADDIGEQNDLSVLNFHKTKELAALLTNQLLRLDAQMPKFKDTGKQIRWPNELLAR, encoded by the coding sequence ATGAAGGTTACAAATAGGTTCGTTAAAATTATATTGGGAGCTCTGGTACTGACAATCTTGTCAGTACCAGATGCTTTTTTGTTTGGTCAGAAACGTGCCTCGGAAAAGCCCAACATCGTTGTTTTTCTGGTGGACGATATGGGCTGGCAGGATACCTCTGTGCCTTTTTGGAACAAAACCACTGACTTTAACCGGCGCTATCACACGCCCAATATGGAGCGACTGGCACGTGAAGGAATGAAGTTCACCAATGCCTATGCCATGCCGGTATGTACGCCGACGCGCGTGAGCCTGATGACCGGCGTAAATGCAGCCCGCCACCGCGTGACCCACTGGACCTCGCCCAACCAGAACACCAATACCGACTATGCCGATACCACGCTGAACTTTGTGGACTGGAATATCAATGGTTTCAGCCCTGAACCTGGTGTACCGCATACCTTTCACGGCACTGCGCTGCCTGCCATCCTGCGGGATCATGGTTACTACACGATCCATAGCGGGAAGGCACATTTCGGATCAGCCGGTACCCCGGGCTCTGATCCCCGCAACCTGGGTTTTCAGGTGAATATTGCAGGAAGTGAAATTGGTCACCCGGCCAGCTACCTGGGTAAAAGCAACTATGACAGGCCGGTCAATGGTAAGCGGAACCGCAATGCAGTACCCGGCCTGAAAGCCTATCATGGCACGAATACTTTCCTGAGCGATGCGATCACCATCGAAGCATTGAGAGCATTGGATAAACCTGTTGCCGAGCACCGGCCATTCTTTTTGTACCTGGCGCACTATGCTGTCCATGTTCCGCTCGACCCGGACATGCGTTTCCTAAATAAGTACCTGAAAACCGGTCTCGACAGTTCGGAAGCGAAATATGCAGCACTGGTGGAGGGAATGGACAAAAGTTTGGGGGACCTGCTCCATTATATTGACGACAAGAAACTGAGTGATAATACCATCATCCTGTTTATGTCGGACAATGGTGGGCTGAGCACGAAGCCGCAGCGGGGCGGGCAAGCCTGGACGCATAATCTGCCACTGAAAGCCGGCAAAGGATCTGTGTACGAGGGCGGGATCCGGGAGCCGATGCTTGTGCGCTGGCCGGGTGTCGTAAAGCCGCAAACAATTGCCGGACAGTACGTGATTGCGGAAGATTTCTTTCCAACCATTCTCGAAGTCGCGGGGGTGAAAAGTCCGGAACTGATCCAGCGGGTCGACGGGAAGAGTTTTTTACCGATTCTCAAAAATTCCGGCTTCAGGGACGATCAGCGTGAGCTGGTATGGCATCACCCAAACCGGTGGATTGCTGCCGAAGGTCCCAATATTCACTTCGCAAGCGCATTGCGGAAAGGTGACTGGAAGCTGATTTACAATCATAGGGAAGAAAAGCTGGAACTGTATAATCTGGCTGACGACATCGGGGAACAAAATGACCTTTCAGTCTTAAACTTTCATAAAACAAAGGAGCTGGCTGCATTGCTGACCAATCAGCTCCTGCGACTGGATGCGCAAATGCCGAAGTTTAAAGACACCGGAAAACAAATCAGATGGCCCAATGAACTTTTGGCCCGCTAA
- a CDS encoding sulfatase family protein, translating into MKRHSIFLIVPVLLLLAVPAFSQKTKQPNFIIILADDLGYGDLGIYGHPTIRTPNLDKMALEGTRFTQFYVAANVCSPSRAALLTGRLPVRNGVFGTSAANKVFFTNSTSGLPKRETTLAKALKGRGYQTAIVGKWHLGSLPEFLPTQYGFDAYFGIPYSNDMGRESFRTDADGKPVIANNPRLPLYRNTEVVETEPDQNLLTKRFTSEVTDLITKNRSKPFFIYYASPFPHVPLHASPDFAGKSKRGIYGDVVEELDWSVGQILNKLKELKLDKNTFVVFLSDNGPWLMKSLIDENGGSAGLLYEAKGSTYEGGMRVPAIAWMPGTVKTQVSSAVATSMDLYPTILKWAGAAAPADTPLDGNDITGIFTGSADKVTDIVYYYENNDLYAIRKGPYKLHFKTNASYSQKPAAVHNPPLLYNLEHDPSEKFEIGRKYPQVIEELTAASKKHLESVKPVDAELDKREAKQ; encoded by the coding sequence ATGAAACGCCATTCTATTTTTCTAATAGTACCTGTTTTGCTGCTACTGGCAGTACCCGCATTTTCGCAAAAAACAAAACAGCCCAACTTCATCATTATCCTGGCCGACGATCTGGGTTACGGTGACCTCGGCATTTACGGTCACCCCACAATACGCACGCCAAACCTCGACAAGATGGCTCTCGAAGGTACGCGGTTTACACAGTTTTACGTAGCGGCGAATGTGTGCTCACCCAGCCGTGCTGCCTTGCTGACAGGCCGGCTGCCGGTGCGAAATGGCGTGTTTGGCACCAGTGCGGCCAATAAGGTGTTTTTTACCAATTCCACGAGCGGGCTGCCCAAGCGGGAGACTACCCTGGCCAAAGCCCTGAAAGGCCGCGGATATCAGACTGCGATTGTAGGAAAGTGGCACCTGGGCTCGCTTCCCGAGTTTTTGCCTACCCAATATGGATTCGATGCCTACTTCGGCATCCCGTATTCCAATGATATGGGCAGAGAGTCGTTCCGGACCGATGCGGATGGAAAGCCCGTGATCGCCAACAATCCCCGGTTGCCTTTGTACCGCAACACAGAGGTGGTCGAAACCGAGCCCGACCAGAACCTGCTTACCAAAAGATTTACTTCGGAAGTGACGGACCTGATCACTAAAAATCGCAGCAAGCCCTTTTTCATTTACTATGCCAGTCCGTTTCCGCACGTGCCACTGCATGCCTCGCCCGATTTTGCGGGCAAAAGCAAGCGGGGAATTTACGGGGATGTGGTGGAAGAGCTGGACTGGAGTGTGGGGCAGATTTTGAACAAACTGAAAGAACTTAAACTGGACAAAAATACATTTGTGGTGTTCCTGAGCGACAACGGGCCCTGGCTCATGAAGTCTCTGATCGATGAAAACGGAGGTTCGGCAGGCTTGCTGTACGAGGCAAAAGGGTCAACCTACGAGGGCGGCATGCGCGTGCCGGCCATTGCCTGGATGCCCGGAACGGTCAAAACTCAGGTTTCTTCCGCAGTTGCAACTTCAATGGATCTGTATCCGACGATCCTCAAATGGGCCGGGGCGGCAGCGCCGGCAGATACCCCGCTGGATGGAAACGACATCACCGGCATCTTCACAGGAAGCGCGGATAAGGTCACGGATATCGTGTATTATTATGAAAACAATGACTTGTATGCGATCCGGAAAGGACCCTACAAGCTGCATTTCAAAACCAATGCATCCTACTCGCAAAAGCCTGCTGCGGTGCATAATCCGCCGCTGCTGTACAACCTGGAACACGATCCTTCCGAAAAGTTTGAGATCGGCAGAAAGTACCCGCAGGTGATCGAAGAACTGACCGCAGCTTCCAAAAAGCACCTCGAAAGCGTCAAACCGGTAGATGCCGAGCTGGACAAGCGGGAGGCTAAGCAATAA